A single genomic interval of Candidatus Hydrogenedentota bacterium harbors:
- the dusB gene encoding tRNA dihydrouridine synthase DusB — translation MKFGAHDIPVPLCLAPMEDVSDPPFRRLCREMGADVVYTEFAHCEAVVREIPSQCRKLLVSDDERPIGIQLYGSTEGVMAAAAARAEAEDPDFIDVNCGCWVKKIANRGDGAGLLRDLPKMGRVVAAVMRGTRLPVTVKTRLGWDHDSIVILEAARMLEDLGVRALTVHCRTRCQGYTGRADWSWIGRIREVSAIPLIANGDITTPADLRTCLDLGADGVMIGRGAIHRPWVFRHLRHWLETGEELPEPPLRERVALTARHLVEHVAYHGAPRGVFSFRKHYAGYLKGAPHIALLRRELVQLTEVGEILARLAAYAAELPQDGE, via the coding sequence GTGAAGTTCGGCGCCCATGACATCCCCGTGCCCCTCTGTCTGGCGCCCATGGAGGATGTGTCCGACCCGCCCTTCCGGCGCCTGTGCCGGGAAATGGGCGCGGACGTTGTCTACACGGAGTTCGCCCACTGCGAGGCCGTTGTCCGTGAGATTCCCTCGCAATGCCGCAAACTCCTGGTGTCGGACGATGAGCGCCCCATCGGCATCCAGTTGTACGGAAGCACCGAAGGGGTCATGGCCGCCGCCGCCGCGCGCGCCGAGGCCGAAGACCCGGACTTCATTGATGTAAACTGCGGCTGCTGGGTCAAGAAGATCGCCAACCGGGGCGACGGCGCGGGACTCCTGCGCGACCTGCCCAAGATGGGGCGCGTGGTCGCCGCCGTCATGCGGGGCACCCGCCTGCCTGTCACCGTAAAAACCCGGCTGGGATGGGACCACGACAGCATTGTCATCCTGGAGGCGGCGCGCATGCTCGAAGACCTGGGGGTCCGGGCGCTGACCGTCCACTGCCGGACCCGGTGCCAGGGCTACACCGGCCGCGCCGACTGGTCCTGGATCGGCCGGATCCGCGAGGTCTCCGCCATCCCCCTGATCGCCAACGGGGACATCACCACGCCCGCCGACCTCCGGACCTGTCTGGACCTGGGCGCCGACGGCGTCATGATCGGACGGGGGGCCATCCACCGCCCCTGGGTGTTCCGGCATCTGCGCCACTGGCTGGAGACGGGGGAGGAGCTTCCCGAACCCCCGCTTCGGGAGCGCGTCGCCCTGACCGCGCGGCACCTCGTGGAGCACGTCGCCTACCACGGCGCCCCGCGCGGCGTCTTTTCCTTCCGCAAGCACTACGCAGGCTATCTGAAGGGCGCGCCCCACATCGCCCTGCTGCGGCGGGAACTGGTCCAGCTGACGGAGGTGGGGGAGATTCTCGCACGGCTCGCCGCCTACGCCGCGGAACTTCCGCAGGACGGGGAATAG